A genomic stretch from Desulfohalobium retbaense DSM 5692 includes:
- the lon gene encoding endopeptidase La, which yields MPDTYTTGTGGMQLPVMTLREVVMFPRAIVPLFVGRKASIAAVEHALEQYNKRILLVAQKEPEVETPGQDDLFAMGAICKILQLLRLPDGTVKVLFEGQNRAYWRPVEDRFSFEGESVALAEVQMLQENDPDNPEARALIRTTQEAVQKYSKINKQLAQETLMAISSIDRPGRLADVIMPHLKVEYTQKQAVLEVQDPLERLEQTYALLEGEIEVSSLERQIKSRVKDQMQSNQRDYYLNEQLKAIKKEMGQEDDPQAELDELLERLQAKDMPDHAREKAEKEIKKLRQMPPSSAEYTVVRNYIDWILDLPWNHLKQTELDLQQAEQILDEDHYGLEKPKQRILEYLAVQTLVEKMQGSILCFVGPPGVGKTSLSKSIARSTGREFVRLSLGGVRDEAEIRGHRRTYVGALPGKIIQSLKRAQSNNPVFCLDEVDKMSMDFRGDPSAALLEVLDPEQNVAFNDHYLDLDYDLSHIFFITTANYLEAIPAPLRDRMEIIKLSGYLETEKLQIARKFLLPKQLHKNGLDPEQVSVSDGALLEVIRRYTREAGVRNLERQIASICRKLAKEKVEGKGEIRSSKVTKTSVGSLLGVPDYRYGQREKEPQVGVATGLAWTEMGGELLLVEVALMPGKGKVEITGKIGDVMQESARAALSYIRSRSDLFGLRSDFYEGIDVHVHVPEGATPKDGPSAGITLATSLISALLHIPVRNDVAMTGEITLRGRVLPIGGLREKLLAAHRGLIRTVLIPKDNEKDLKEVPEAIRRDLEILPVEHMDDVLPLALLDSPAENLFCGRDDENIPLARRLRKEESLPPTH from the coding sequence ATGCCGGATACCTACACGACAGGGACTGGTGGGATGCAACTGCCAGTGATGACCTTACGGGAAGTGGTCATGTTTCCCAGGGCTATCGTGCCGCTTTTTGTGGGCCGCAAGGCTTCCATTGCAGCTGTCGAACACGCTTTGGAACAATACAACAAACGTATCCTCCTGGTGGCTCAGAAAGAACCTGAAGTGGAAACCCCTGGGCAGGACGACCTGTTTGCCATGGGGGCGATCTGTAAGATTCTGCAACTCTTGCGTCTGCCCGACGGGACGGTCAAAGTCCTTTTTGAAGGGCAAAATCGGGCCTATTGGCGTCCGGTCGAGGACCGGTTTTCGTTTGAAGGTGAAAGTGTGGCCCTGGCCGAAGTGCAGATGCTGCAAGAGAATGATCCGGACAATCCTGAAGCGCGGGCCTTGATCCGGACCACCCAGGAAGCCGTTCAGAAATACAGCAAGATCAATAAACAATTGGCCCAAGAGACCTTGATGGCCATCTCGTCCATTGATCGCCCGGGGCGCCTGGCTGATGTCATCATGCCCCACTTGAAGGTCGAATATACCCAGAAGCAGGCTGTGCTGGAGGTCCAGGACCCGCTCGAACGTCTGGAACAGACCTATGCTCTGCTGGAAGGGGAGATCGAGGTCTCGAGCCTGGAACGGCAGATCAAGAGCCGGGTCAAAGACCAGATGCAGAGCAATCAGCGGGATTATTATCTCAATGAGCAGCTCAAGGCCATCAAAAAGGAAATGGGCCAGGAGGACGACCCTCAGGCCGAACTCGATGAGCTTCTCGAACGGTTGCAAGCCAAGGATATGCCGGACCACGCCCGGGAGAAAGCGGAAAAAGAGATCAAAAAATTGCGGCAGATGCCGCCCTCATCCGCGGAATACACTGTGGTTCGCAACTATATCGATTGGATTTTAGACCTGCCCTGGAATCATCTCAAGCAGACCGAACTCGATCTGCAACAGGCGGAGCAGATTCTCGACGAAGACCATTACGGTCTGGAAAAGCCCAAACAACGCATTCTCGAATATCTTGCCGTCCAGACCCTGGTGGAGAAGATGCAGGGGTCGATATTGTGTTTTGTTGGGCCCCCTGGCGTGGGAAAAACTTCGCTGTCCAAGTCCATAGCTCGTTCCACGGGCAGAGAGTTCGTGCGCCTCTCCCTTGGAGGCGTGCGCGACGAGGCCGAAATCCGGGGGCACCGGCGGACCTATGTGGGAGCCTTGCCCGGCAAGATCATCCAGTCCCTGAAGCGGGCGCAATCCAATAATCCGGTCTTCTGTCTCGATGAAGTCGACAAGATGAGTATGGATTTCCGGGGCGATCCGTCGGCAGCCCTGCTCGAGGTTCTGGACCCCGAACAGAATGTGGCCTTCAACGACCATTATCTCGATCTGGACTACGATTTATCGCATATTTTCTTCATCACTACGGCGAATTATCTGGAGGCTATCCCGGCTCCTTTGCGAGATCGCATGGAGATCATCAAGCTTTCCGGATATCTGGAGACGGAGAAGCTCCAGATCGCCCGGAAATTTCTGCTTCCCAAACAATTGCATAAAAATGGACTTGACCCTGAACAGGTTTCCGTTTCGGACGGAGCGCTTTTGGAAGTGATCCGTCGCTATACCCGGGAAGCCGGTGTCCGGAATCTGGAGCGGCAAATCGCTTCTATCTGCCGCAAGCTGGCCAAGGAAAAGGTTGAGGGCAAAGGGGAGATCCGTTCCTCCAAGGTCACCAAAACCTCTGTCGGTAGTTTGCTTGGAGTCCCGGATTATCGCTATGGCCAACGAGAAAAAGAACCCCAGGTTGGTGTGGCCACCGGCTTGGCCTGGACGGAGATGGGCGGCGAATTGCTGCTTGTCGAAGTCGCGCTCATGCCCGGCAAAGGGAAGGTAGAAATTACCGGCAAGATCGGTGACGTCATGCAGGAATCCGCTCGGGCCGCACTCAGTTATATCCGGTCACGTTCGGATCTGTTTGGGTTGCGCTCTGATTTTTACGAAGGGATTGATGTCCATGTCCATGTGCCCGAGGGGGCCACGCCCAAGGATGGCCCTTCCGCTGGAATTACTCTGGCGACGAGCCTTATCTCCGCGTTGCTGCACATTCCGGTACGCAATGATGTGGCGATGACCGGCGAAATCACCCTCAGGGGCCGGGTGCTGCCCATCGGCGGCTTGCGGGAAAAGCTCTTGGCCGCCCACCGCGGACTGATTCGTACCGTGTTGATCCCCAAGGATAACGAAAAGGACCTCAAGGAGGTCCCGGAAGCGATCCGCCGTGATCTGGAGATTCTGCCCGTGGAACACATGGATGATGTGTTGCCTCTGGCCCTGCTGGACAGTCCCGCAGAGAATCTTTTCTGCGGTCGTGACGACGAAAATATTCCTCTGGCACGGCGACTGCGCAAGGAGGAATCCTTGCCTCCCACGCATTAG
- a CDS encoding ferritin, with protein sequence MLTERMEKALNEQINAEMYSSYLYLAMAAYFEDKSLPGCAAWMKAQAQEELFHSMKFFDYVNERGGRVELQAIETPPREWGSVLEVFEASLAHEQKVTSLINGLVDLALEVKDHATNNFLQWFVAEQVEEEDSVGAVVDKLKLMGEATGGLFMIDRELGQRTFTMPSATEE encoded by the coding sequence ATGCTTACGGAAAGAATGGAAAAAGCCCTGAATGAACAAATCAACGCCGAAATGTATTCTTCGTATCTCTATTTGGCCATGGCGGCCTATTTCGAGGACAAGTCCCTTCCGGGGTGCGCGGCGTGGATGAAAGCCCAGGCCCAGGAAGAGCTCTTTCATTCCATGAAATTCTTCGACTACGTCAACGAGCGTGGCGGCCGGGTCGAGTTGCAGGCGATCGAAACGCCGCCAAGGGAGTGGGGTTCGGTTTTGGAGGTTTTCGAAGCCTCTTTGGCCCACGAACAAAAGGTCACCAGCCTGATCAACGGGCTGGTCGATCTGGCGTTGGAAGTCAAAGACCACGCCACTAACAATTTCCTGCAATGGTTTGTGGCTGAACAGGTCGAAGAGGAAGACAGTGTGGGAGCTGTCGTCGACAAGCTCAAGCTCATGGGTGAGGCGACCGGCGGCCTGTTCATGATCGATCGTGAGCTTGGGCAACGCACGTTTACCATGCCCTCGGCGACGGAAGAGTAA
- a CDS encoding 2-oxoacid:acceptor oxidoreductase subunit alpha, whose translation MHDHDPSVQICIGGEAGQGLVTIGHLLSKALVRDGYWILVSQSYMSRIRGGHNTFSIRVGTEPVLSPREDCDVLVALNQDTIEQDGPALTTGGCLVGDTDLDFGELPHLAVPTSDLASKPLYANTAALGVVGGLLGVRPQTLEALLREQFAKKKEEVITSNLGVLEAALSWVEENRGDFPPLPAAQPPESSLMLNGSEAVALGALAGGVRFCSFYPMTPATGVALNLIAQAEAMGVVTEQAEDEIAAVNMALGASYAGSRVLVPTSGGGYALMTEGVSLAGMHELPLVLVVAQRPGPATGLPTQTEQGDLEFVLFGGHGEFPRAVFAPGDIPECFHLTRKSMGLAERWQSPVFVLSDQYLADAWQTVSAPELEYEADPPSDSACAQVAADSYERYAVTESGVSPRCLPGQSEALVVNDSDEHTPDGHITEDHAVRVAMVDKRLRKREGLKQEVTPPTYTGDPLESGMLLICWGSSKGPVLEAATLLRQAGQRVGVLHFSQVWPLVPETFPVDPAKAQSVVVVEGNATGQFAALLRREMGIEVSGKVLRYDGLPLTAAFIWNQLAEAGMIESGA comes from the coding sequence ATGCACGACCACGACCCGAGCGTTCAGATCTGTATTGGCGGTGAAGCAGGGCAAGGCCTGGTGACAATCGGGCACTTGCTCTCCAAGGCCCTGGTTCGCGACGGATACTGGATTCTGGTCAGCCAGAGTTATATGTCCCGTATTCGGGGAGGGCACAACACCTTTTCCATCCGGGTCGGCACCGAACCTGTTTTGTCGCCGCGCGAGGACTGCGATGTTTTGGTCGCCCTCAACCAGGACACCATCGAGCAGGACGGACCGGCATTGACCACAGGGGGGTGCCTGGTTGGCGATACCGACCTCGATTTCGGGGAACTTCCCCATCTGGCTGTACCGACGTCTGATTTGGCCAGCAAACCGTTGTATGCCAATACCGCGGCCCTCGGGGTTGTGGGGGGACTGCTCGGTGTGCGTCCCCAGACTCTTGAAGCCCTGTTGCGGGAACAGTTTGCCAAGAAAAAAGAAGAGGTGATCACCAGCAATCTTGGTGTCTTGGAGGCGGCACTGTCATGGGTCGAGGAGAATCGTGGCGATTTTCCACCATTGCCGGCGGCACAACCGCCTGAATCCAGCCTGATGCTCAACGGCAGCGAGGCGGTCGCGCTTGGCGCCCTGGCCGGGGGCGTTCGATTCTGTTCCTTTTATCCCATGACCCCGGCCACAGGAGTGGCTTTGAACCTCATCGCCCAGGCTGAGGCCATGGGCGTGGTCACCGAACAGGCCGAGGACGAGATCGCGGCAGTGAACATGGCCCTGGGCGCCTCCTATGCCGGGTCCCGGGTTTTGGTGCCGACTTCTGGAGGAGGCTACGCCCTGATGACCGAAGGCGTCAGTCTGGCCGGCATGCATGAATTGCCCCTCGTATTGGTCGTAGCCCAGCGCCCCGGGCCGGCGACCGGCTTGCCGACCCAGACGGAACAGGGAGATTTGGAATTCGTGCTCTTCGGCGGACATGGCGAATTCCCCCGGGCTGTTTTCGCGCCCGGCGACATCCCGGAGTGTTTTCACCTCACCCGGAAATCCATGGGGCTGGCTGAACGCTGGCAGAGTCCGGTGTTTGTTCTTTCCGATCAGTATCTTGCTGATGCCTGGCAAACCGTTTCAGCTCCAGAATTGGAATACGAAGCCGACCCCCCGTCTGACTCGGCGTGCGCCCAGGTGGCGGCGGACTCCTATGAGCGGTATGCGGTTACCGAAAGCGGTGTTTCGCCGCGGTGTCTGCCGGGCCAAAGCGAAGCCCTGGTCGTCAATGACAGCGATGAACACACCCCGGACGGGCATATCACCGAAGATCACGCGGTCCGAGTGGCAATGGTCGACAAACGGCTCCGCAAACGTGAAGGGTTGAAGCAGGAGGTCACGCCCCCGACCTATACCGGGGATCCTCTGGAGAGTGGCATGCTCTTGATCTGTTGGGGGTCGAGCAAGGGGCCGGTGCTGGAGGCAGCTACATTGCTTCGCCAAGCCGGACAACGAGTCGGAGTGCTCCATTTTTCCCAGGTCTGGCCGCTTGTGCCGGAGACCTTTCCTGTCGATCCGGCTAAGGCGCAATCGGTGGTCGTGGTCGAGGGCAACGCCACCGGACAATTTGCAGCGCTGTTGCGACGGGAGATGGGGATCGAGGTTTCCGGGAAAGTTTTGCGGTATGACGGCTTGCCGCTGACAGCCGCTTTTATCTGGAATCAGCTCGCCGAGGCAGGAATGATTGAAAGCGGAGCATAA
- a CDS encoding 2-oxoacid:ferredoxin oxidoreductase subunit beta, whose protein sequence is MGSIEAYGEFDTAWCPGCGNHSILQAVKMALAQSDIAPHEVVFASGIGQAAKAPHYLRANVFNGLHGRALPAATGIKLANPELTVIAESGDGCNYGEGGNHFLAAIRRNVNITLLAHDNQIYGLTKGQASPTTETGHTTKAQPGGAPSAPFNPLAVAVSMEAGFVARGFSGEQEHLADLIQQAIAHPGFALVDILQPCVSFNTANTYGWYKKRCTKLTADHDPTDWAQAMQIARQWGETIPIGLVYHATDRPTFEDHFPVLSKGPLSHPNPGQTTVRDLLATFA, encoded by the coding sequence ATGGGATCTATCGAAGCCTACGGTGAATTTGACACCGCGTGGTGTCCAGGATGCGGCAACCATTCTATCTTGCAGGCCGTGAAAATGGCCCTGGCGCAAAGCGATATCGCGCCCCATGAGGTTGTCTTTGCCTCAGGGATCGGCCAAGCGGCCAAAGCCCCGCATTATCTGCGGGCCAATGTTTTTAACGGACTGCACGGCCGGGCCCTGCCGGCGGCCACCGGGATCAAGCTGGCCAATCCCGAGCTGACGGTTATCGCCGAGAGCGGTGACGGTTGCAATTATGGTGAGGGAGGCAACCATTTTCTTGCGGCCATCCGCCGCAACGTCAATATTACCCTTTTAGCCCATGACAACCAGATTTATGGGCTGACCAAAGGTCAGGCGAGCCCGACCACCGAAACCGGACACACGACCAAGGCCCAGCCTGGCGGCGCTCCTTCGGCGCCCTTCAATCCTCTGGCGGTGGCCGTGAGCATGGAGGCGGGATTCGTGGCCCGGGGATTTTCCGGAGAACAGGAGCACCTGGCCGATTTGATCCAGCAGGCCATTGCCCATCCCGGATTCGCCCTGGTGGATATCTTGCAACCGTGTGTCTCTTTCAATACAGCCAATACGTATGGGTGGTACAAGAAACGGTGCACGAAACTCACCGCTGATCATGACCCTACGGATTGGGCGCAGGCCATGCAGATCGCCCGGCAATGGGGAGAGACGATCCCCATTGGCCTTGTGTACCACGCCACCGATCGTCCAACGTTTGAAGACCATTTTCCGGTATTGTCCAAGGGACCGTTGTCCCATCCCAATCCCGGGCAGACCACGGTGCGGGATCTTCTGGCCACGTTTGCCTGA
- a CDS encoding peroxiredoxin family protein: MRTARLLCLVAVLLLTSTWVWAASPPQAGDAFPEQALQAPQSEKERAYLGLGPEVEQFRLQDLKAPVIVVEIFSMYCPYCQREAPEVNALFQRIQEEGLGDSIKMLGIGPGNSAYEVGIFRDKFSVPFPLFPDRDYTWHKVVGEVGTPYFFVLERDGDQLRVRISHLGPFESPEAFWNRILKATHL; the protein is encoded by the coding sequence ATGCGAACCGCACGACTTCTCTGTCTGGTTGCCGTTTTGTTGCTGACATCCACGTGGGTGTGGGCCGCCTCGCCGCCCCAGGCTGGCGACGCTTTTCCTGAACAGGCATTGCAGGCGCCGCAATCCGAAAAAGAGCGCGCTTACCTCGGCCTGGGGCCAGAGGTGGAACAGTTCCGGCTCCAGGATCTCAAGGCCCCGGTCATTGTTGTGGAGATCTTCAGTATGTATTGCCCGTACTGTCAGCGGGAGGCCCCGGAAGTCAACGCTCTTTTCCAGCGTATCCAGGAGGAAGGGCTCGGGGATTCCATCAAGATGCTCGGCATTGGCCCCGGGAACTCAGCGTATGAGGTCGGGATCTTTCGGGACAAGTTCAGCGTCCCGTTTCCCTTGTTTCCCGACCGGGACTACACATGGCACAAGGTTGTTGGCGAAGTCGGGACCCCGTATTTCTTTGTTCTGGAACGAGATGGCGATCAACTGCGGGTGCGGATTTCACATCTGGGGCCGTTTGAATCTCCGGAAGCATTTTGGAACCGTATCCTCAAGGCGACCCACTTGTAG
- a CDS encoding peroxiredoxin produces MRKMMVAIGVFVCACLVAGSVPAQVETVYSVGQLKPVDSELKVAVGDAAPDFALPDLQGETVRLSSFEGEKNVILSFVPAAFTPVCSDQWPGYDLMQDIFTAHNAIILGISADNTPSQYAWVQEMGGVWFPVLSDFWPHGQAASRFGVLRSDGTTERALFLIDTQGIIRYIDVHDINSRPRLEPLIEALENLSTEAP; encoded by the coding sequence ATGCGCAAAATGATGGTCGCGATAGGTGTTTTCGTCTGCGCCTGTCTGGTCGCTGGATCCGTTCCTGCCCAGGTGGAAACGGTGTATTCGGTCGGCCAGCTCAAGCCGGTGGACAGCGAACTCAAAGTCGCTGTCGGTGACGCCGCTCCGGATTTCGCCTTGCCGGATCTGCAGGGCGAAACAGTGCGGTTGTCCTCCTTTGAAGGGGAGAAAAACGTCATCCTGTCCTTTGTCCCGGCCGCGTTCACCCCGGTGTGTTCAGACCAGTGGCCCGGGTATGATCTCATGCAGGATATTTTTACGGCCCACAATGCCATTATTCTTGGAATCAGTGCAGACAACACCCCGTCGCAATATGCTTGGGTTCAGGAAATGGGCGGGGTCTGGTTTCCGGTCCTGTCCGATTTCTGGCCCCATGGCCAAGCCGCTTCCCGTTTCGGGGTTCTGCGCTCGGACGGGACTACGGAACGGGCCCTTTTCCTCATCGATACCCAGGGAATCATCCGCTACATCGATGTCCATGACATCAATAGCCGGCCGCGCCTGGAACCACTGATCGAGGCGTTGGAAAATCTCTCTACGGAGGCGCCATGA
- the tgt gene encoding tRNA guanosine(34) transglycosylase Tgt, which produces MTHIGSFQIHHTDGPARSGELVTAHGVVPTPIFMPVGTQGTVKSLSPDDLENLGARIILGNTYHLYLRPGDELVARRGGLHRFANWPHPILTDSGGFQVFSLAGLRELSEEGVTFRSHIDGSKHFFSPEKVIDIQRNLGSDIMMVLDECVPYGADHAYTEKSLQLTTRWAKRCREAYPRGAGDQLVFGIVQGGFFEDLRRQSAEQICALDCEGFAIGGLSVGESKQEMHDILQCTAPLLPSAKPRYLMGVGTPLDILNGIAAGVDMFDCVLPTRNARNGTLFTSQGKVNIKRAEYQEDDSRLDPACGCYTCRTFSKAYLRHLYTSRELLSYRLNTIHNLTFFLDLVCGAREAIAAGTFASYKKGFEAVYET; this is translated from the coding sequence ATGACACATATCGGTTCATTTCAGATCCACCACACAGATGGTCCCGCCCGGAGCGGCGAACTGGTCACCGCACACGGCGTGGTGCCCACGCCGATCTTCATGCCGGTTGGTACCCAGGGGACCGTGAAGAGCCTGAGCCCGGACGACCTTGAAAATCTCGGGGCCAGAATCATCCTCGGCAACACCTACCACCTCTATCTCCGTCCCGGAGACGAACTTGTGGCCCGGCGTGGCGGCCTGCACCGTTTTGCCAATTGGCCTCATCCCATCCTCACCGACAGCGGGGGCTTTCAGGTTTTCAGCCTGGCCGGACTCCGGGAACTGTCCGAAGAGGGCGTGACCTTTCGCTCCCATATCGACGGCTCGAAACACTTTTTCTCTCCAGAAAAAGTCATCGATATCCAGCGCAATCTGGGCTCGGACATCATGATGGTCCTGGACGAATGCGTTCCCTACGGCGCTGACCACGCCTACACCGAAAAATCCCTACAGCTGACCACACGCTGGGCAAAACGGTGCCGTGAGGCCTATCCCCGCGGGGCAGGCGACCAATTGGTGTTCGGAATCGTTCAGGGAGGATTTTTTGAAGACTTGCGGCGGCAAAGCGCTGAACAGATCTGCGCTTTGGATTGTGAAGGGTTTGCCATTGGCGGTCTCTCCGTCGGAGAATCCAAACAGGAAATGCACGACATTTTGCAGTGCACCGCCCCCCTGCTTCCGTCGGCCAAACCCCGCTATCTCATGGGCGTCGGCACACCGCTGGATATCCTCAACGGCATCGCCGCGGGTGTGGACATGTTCGACTGCGTCCTGCCCACCCGCAACGCCCGCAACGGCACGTTGTTCACCTCCCAGGGCAAGGTGAATATCAAACGCGCCGAATATCAAGAAGATGATTCACGCCTGGATCCCGCCTGCGGCTGCTATACCTGCCGCACCTTTTCCAAGGCGTATCTGCGCCATTTGTACACAAGCCGGGAATTGCTCTCCTACCGACTGAACACCATCCACAACCTGACTTTTTTTCTCGATCTCGTCTGCGGCGCGCGGGAAGCGATTGCTGCGGGGACCTTTGCAAGCTACAAAAAAGGATTTGAAGCGGTCTACGAGACCTGA
- a CDS encoding DUF2721 domain-containing protein translates to MTITLTTPALLFPAISLLLLAYTNRFLALGARVRELHSQYRDTPDIQLQGQIANLRHRVVLIRNMQILGVSSLFSCVFCMLMLFAGWEILGKLVFALSLVLMMSSLTVSLRELQISVRALHLHLSDFDELTPTSNK, encoded by the coding sequence ATGACCATTACCCTGACCACCCCGGCTTTGCTCTTTCCAGCCATCTCCCTCTTGCTTCTGGCCTATACCAACAGATTTCTGGCCCTTGGGGCCCGGGTCCGGGAATTGCACTCCCAATACCGGGACACCCCGGACATCCAGCTCCAGGGGCAAATCGCCAATTTGCGACACCGGGTGGTTTTGATCCGCAACATGCAGATCCTGGGGGTCAGCAGCCTGTTTTCCTGTGTTTTCTGCATGCTGATGCTTTTTGCCGGGTGGGAGATTTTGGGCAAGCTCGTCTTTGCCCTCAGCCTTGTGCTGATGATGTCCTCGCTGACGGTTTCGCTCCGCGAACTCCAGATTTCGGTTCGCGCCCTGCACTTGCACCTCAGTGACTTTGACGAACTCACACCGACCTCCAACAAGTAA
- the purU gene encoding formyltetrahydrofolate deformylase, with product MTEALATTARLLITCPDRPGIVAAVTGFLYAHGANINTLDQHTTDPEGGTFFMRLEFQTPHLDLSRPALEHAFAEVVAERFAMDWRIAYAADRKKTAVLVSRHEHGLMDLLWRWVRGELYTDISMVISNHPDWREAVESFGVPFHHIPVDSASKEEAEQQMLELLDGQADLVILARYMQILSPDFVAAFPQRIINIHHSFLPAFAGADPYRQAAERGVKLIGATAHYVTAELDAGPIIEQDVIRVSHRHTTADLKALGRDIERQVLSRAVKWHLEDKIIPFANQTVVFT from the coding sequence ATGACCGAAGCGCTTGCAACAACAGCCCGCCTGCTCATCACCTGTCCAGACCGGCCCGGCATTGTGGCCGCGGTGACCGGTTTCCTCTACGCCCACGGCGCGAATATCAACACCCTGGACCAGCACACGACCGATCCGGAGGGCGGAACCTTTTTCATGCGTCTCGAGTTCCAGACCCCGCATCTCGATCTCTCCCGGCCAGCCCTGGAGCACGCTTTTGCCGAGGTCGTGGCTGAACGTTTTGCCATGGATTGGCGTATTGCCTATGCCGCGGACCGCAAAAAGACTGCCGTCCTAGTTTCCCGGCACGAACACGGCCTCATGGACCTCTTGTGGCGCTGGGTTCGCGGCGAATTATATACGGATATCAGCATGGTCATCAGCAACCATCCCGATTGGCGGGAAGCCGTGGAGTCTTTTGGGGTTCCCTTTCACCATATCCCGGTCGATTCCGCCTCGAAGGAAGAAGCCGAACAGCAGATGCTCGAACTCCTTGACGGTCAGGCCGATTTGGTGATCCTCGCGCGGTATATGCAAATCCTGAGTCCAGACTTTGTCGCCGCCTTCCCCCAGCGGATCATCAACATCCACCACTCCTTTTTGCCCGCCTTTGCCGGGGCCGATCCCTACCGGCAGGCCGCTGAACGGGGGGTCAAATTGATCGGTGCCACGGCCCATTATGTCACGGCCGAGCTTGATGCCGGTCCGATTATCGAACAAGATGTCATCCGCGTCAGCCACCGGCACACCACGGCCGATCTCAAAGCCCTCGGGCGAGACATCGAGCGCCAGGTCTTAAGCCGAGCCGTGAAATGGCACCTCGAAGACAAAATCATCCCCTTCGCCAATCAGACCGTTGTTTTTACCTAG